The following coding sequences lie in one Natrarchaeobius halalkaliphilus genomic window:
- a CDS encoding CopG family ribbon-helix-helix protein, with protein MAVVSVSMPDELLDRLDEFAQEHGYTGRSEVVREASRNLLGEFEDTRLEERDLMGIVTVLFDYETTSVEEQMMHLRHEHEELVASNFHSHVGDHYCMELFVLEGQLEDISTFVGKIRATKDALTVDYSVIPVDDFDPISQGR; from the coding sequence ATGGCAGTCGTAAGCGTCTCGATGCCGGACGAGCTTCTCGATCGACTCGACGAGTTCGCACAGGAACACGGCTACACGGGCCGGAGCGAGGTCGTCAGAGAGGCCTCGAGAAACCTCCTCGGTGAGTTCGAGGACACCCGTCTCGAGGAGAGAGATCTGATGGGGATCGTCACGGTACTGTTCGATTACGAGACGACCAGCGTCGAAGAACAGATGATGCACCTGCGTCACGAGCACGAGGAGCTGGTCGCCTCGAACTTCCACAGCCACGTCGGTGACCACTACTGTATGGAGCTGTTCGTCCTCGAGGGACAACTCGAGGACATCTCGACGTTCGTCGGCAAGATCAGGGCCACGAAAGACGCACTCACCGTCGACTACTCCGTTATTCCGGTCGACGACTTCGATCCGATTTCACAGGGACGGTGA
- a CDS encoding TIGR03557 family F420-dependent LLM class oxidoreductase: MTQLGYTLSSEEHGPMELVENARRAEAAGFDFVSISDHFHPWISAQGESPFVWSTLGAIAAATDEIDVGVGVTCPTMRIHPLNVAHAVATVDEMLDDRFTFGVGTGENLNEHVVGHRWPEHDVRLEMLEEAMAVMRSLWTGETISHRGEYYTVENARLYTVPDDQPTTIASAFGPRTAEWAAEYGDGIWCSGPQTEIVDIYEDAGGEGPRYTQVHCCYAETEAEAIDTVLKYWPNGSLPGELAQELPTPAHFEQAASMVDREDVGASGTITDPDPTAHVEGIQEAIDAGYDHVYVHQIGPDQAELLEFYEEDVLPSFE, translated from the coding sequence GTGACTCAGCTTGGTTACACGCTCTCGAGTGAAGAACACGGACCGATGGAGCTCGTCGAGAACGCTCGACGAGCCGAAGCTGCCGGCTTCGACTTCGTCTCGATCTCGGATCACTTTCACCCCTGGATCTCGGCACAGGGGGAGTCGCCGTTCGTCTGGTCGACGCTCGGCGCGATCGCCGCCGCGACGGACGAGATCGACGTCGGCGTCGGCGTCACCTGCCCCACGATGCGGATCCACCCGCTCAACGTCGCACACGCGGTCGCCACCGTGGACGAAATGCTGGACGATCGGTTTACGTTCGGCGTCGGGACCGGCGAGAATCTGAACGAACACGTCGTCGGCCACCGATGGCCCGAACACGACGTTCGCCTCGAGATGCTCGAAGAGGCGATGGCCGTCATGCGATCGCTGTGGACCGGCGAGACGATCAGTCACCGAGGCGAGTACTACACGGTCGAAAACGCCCGGCTCTATACGGTTCCGGACGACCAGCCGACGACGATCGCGAGCGCCTTCGGGCCACGGACCGCCGAGTGGGCCGCCGAATACGGCGACGGAATCTGGTGTTCGGGGCCACAGACTGAGATCGTCGATATCTACGAGGACGCCGGTGGCGAGGGGCCGCGATACACGCAGGTCCACTGTTGTTACGCCGAAACCGAAGCCGAGGCGATCGACACCGTCCTCAAGTACTGGCCCAATGGCTCGTTGCCGGGCGAGCTCGCACAAGAGTTGCCAACCCCTGCACATTTCGAGCAGGCTGCATCGATGGTCGACCGCGAGGACGTTGGGGCGTCTGGGACGATCACTGATCCGGATCCGACAGCACACGTCGAGGGTATCCAGGAGGCGATCGACGCCGGCTACGATCACGTCTACGTTCACCAGATCGGCCCCGATCAGGCGGAACTCCTCGAGTTCTACGAGGAAGATGTGTTGCCGTCCTTCGAGTGA
- a CDS encoding response regulator — translation MNSRIEAPIDILLVEDNPGDARLTEEAFEAHSNEVTLSVTTSGDEALEVLRKRRDEDPATVPDLVLLDLNMPGMDGFEFLRTIKADSAFTRLPVLVLTSSTASEDVLESYELAANAYLTKPTDPDEYAAIADAVVAFWFERASLPSSVP, via the coding sequence GTGAACAGTCGCATCGAAGCGCCGATCGACATCCTGCTCGTCGAGGATAACCCGGGAGATGCACGGCTCACGGAGGAGGCGTTCGAGGCGCACTCGAACGAGGTCACGCTGTCGGTCACGACCAGCGGAGACGAGGCGCTCGAGGTGCTCCGGAAGCGGCGCGACGAGGATCCGGCCACCGTCCCGGACCTCGTCTTGCTCGATCTCAACATGCCGGGAATGGACGGCTTCGAGTTCCTGAGAACGATCAAGGCCGATTCTGCGTTCACGCGCCTGCCCGTGCTAGTGTTGACGAGTTCGACCGCTTCCGAGGACGTCCTCGAGAGTTACGAACTCGCGGCGAACGCCTATCTCACGAAGCCAACCGATCCCGACGAGTACGCCGCGATCGCGGACGCCGTCGTCGCGTTCTGGTTCGAACGAGCGAGCCTGCCATCGAGCGTTCCCTGA
- a CDS encoding O-methyltransferase has protein sequence MDVLSDDIVRFISAIGPEPDATLREMGEYARSEGFPFVGPEVGGFLRFVARVSDARRVFEFGSGFGYSAYWLAGAVPEDGEIVLTEVDDDELELARAHLADGGYDDRARYELGDAMDTIERYDGPFDVVLIDHQKHRYADAFEAVRPKVPVGGVVVADNAITAGPIEFETLLEILEAEGSADGDPDPIQRANEYTRGIADYLGRVIDDPAFETIVLPLGEGIAVSYRVE, from the coding sequence ATGGACGTACTCTCCGACGATATCGTTCGATTCATCAGCGCGATCGGCCCCGAACCGGACGCCACCCTCCGCGAGATGGGCGAGTACGCGCGTAGCGAGGGGTTCCCGTTCGTCGGCCCGGAGGTCGGTGGGTTTCTCCGGTTCGTTGCACGCGTGAGCGACGCCCGGCGCGTCTTCGAGTTCGGCTCCGGGTTTGGCTACTCGGCGTACTGGCTCGCCGGTGCGGTGCCCGAAGACGGCGAGATCGTCCTCACCGAAGTCGACGACGACGAACTCGAGCTGGCTCGAGCGCACCTGGCGGACGGAGGGTACGACGATCGTGCCCGCTACGAGCTGGGAGACGCGATGGACACGATCGAACGATACGACGGGCCGTTCGATGTCGTCCTGATCGACCACCAGAAACACCGGTACGCTGACGCATTCGAGGCCGTCCGGCCGAAGGTTCCGGTGGGCGGCGTCGTCGTCGCTGACAACGCGATCACGGCGGGTCCCATCGAGTTCGAGACGCTCCTCGAAATTCTCGAGGCCGAAGGGAGCGCCGACGGCGACCCCGATCCGATCCAGCGGGCGAACGAATACACTCGCGGGATCGCGGATTACCTCGGACGCGTTATCGACGATCCCGCGTTCGAGACGATCGTGTTGCCCCTCGGCGAAGGCATCGCCGTCAGTTACCGCGTCGAATAA
- a CDS encoding SDR family oxidoreductase yields MSAVNAFDVDFDGSVAIVTGASGALGSAALDRFRSAGATVCAVDVVAPDDDESLLEDDLGPDTEFYEADLTDEGDVESVVSEIVDDHGRIDHLLNIAGTWRGGDPIAETDLEEFEMLVDVNLTTAFLASKHALSHLQESAGSIVSVSARSSLEGGEGDGPYRITKAGIRLLTETIAAENRGTVRANCVMPSVIDTPMNREMMPDSDHDEWVDPGEIADVMAFLCSDGASVTSGAAVPVYGEA; encoded by the coding sequence ATGTCCGCAGTGAACGCGTTCGACGTCGACTTCGACGGATCCGTCGCGATCGTTACCGGAGCGAGTGGAGCGCTCGGGAGTGCCGCCCTCGATCGGTTTCGATCGGCTGGCGCAACGGTTTGTGCCGTCGACGTGGTCGCTCCCGATGACGACGAGAGCCTGCTCGAGGACGATCTCGGACCGGATACCGAGTTCTACGAAGCCGACCTGACGGACGAAGGGGACGTCGAGTCGGTCGTCTCAGAGATCGTCGACGATCACGGCCGAATCGATCACCTTCTCAACATCGCCGGCACCTGGCGGGGCGGCGATCCGATCGCGGAGACCGACCTCGAGGAGTTCGAGATGCTGGTCGACGTCAATCTGACGACGGCGTTTCTCGCATCGAAACACGCGCTCTCACACCTACAGGAGTCGGCGGGATCGATCGTCAGCGTCAGCGCTCGCTCCTCGCTCGAGGGTGGGGAAGGCGACGGTCCGTACCGGATCACGAAAGCCGGAATCCGGCTGTTGACGGAGACGATCGCCGCCGAAAACCGGGGGACGGTCCGGGCAAACTGCGTGATGCCGAGCGTGATCGATACGCCGATGAATCGAGAGATGATGCCCGACTCGGATCACGACGAGTGGGTCGATCCCGGCGAGATCGCGGACGTCATGGCGTTTCTCTGTAGCGACGGCGCGTCCGTGACGAGCGGTGCAGCGGTCCCGGTCTACGGCGAGGCGTGA
- a CDS encoding ABC transporter ATP-binding protein — MEAVVEATGVEKTYGETVALSGASLAVERGEVFALIGPNGAGKTTLVRALTGTTDLDSGTVRILETSPTTVDRNRLGALPQAFSPPDRLTARELLSYYGNLYATPRDPDDVLAAVGLSDAGGTAYENLSGGQQRRVCVGSTLVNDPDVLFLDEPTTGIDPAGRRTVWRLIEDLAATGTTVVLTTHDMAEAERLADRVGLLADGSLVARGPPAELVREYGGSSRVTIETSADPAAFDFLEYPVERPVRHRRGGPTSSASGAVVVSDVEATAVGSVVDELESHGIEYTGLSWAEPDLDDVYLELAAETERSRTGRPGTRSGGEPEGTDPADGDGGGTQRGETA, encoded by the coding sequence ATGGAAGCCGTCGTCGAGGCGACAGGGGTCGAGAAAACGTACGGCGAGACGGTCGCGCTTTCGGGGGCCTCCCTGGCCGTCGAACGCGGCGAGGTATTCGCGCTGATCGGACCGAACGGAGCCGGAAAGACCACGCTGGTCCGTGCGCTGACGGGCACGACCGATCTCGATTCGGGGACCGTCCGCATCCTCGAGACGTCCCCGACGACCGTCGACCGCAATCGACTCGGAGCGTTGCCACAGGCGTTTTCGCCACCGGATCGCCTCACCGCTCGCGAGTTGCTCTCGTACTACGGAAACCTCTATGCCACCCCCCGCGACCCCGACGACGTCCTCGCGGCCGTTGGCCTGAGCGATGCAGGCGGGACGGCCTACGAGAATCTCTCGGGCGGCCAGCAGCGACGCGTCTGCGTCGGCTCGACGCTGGTCAACGATCCCGACGTCCTTTTTCTCGACGAGCCGACGACCGGAATCGATCCCGCCGGTCGACGGACCGTGTGGCGGTTGATCGAGGACCTCGCCGCGACCGGGACGACCGTCGTTCTTACGACGCACGATATGGCCGAGGCCGAACGGCTAGCCGATCGGGTCGGCTTACTTGCCGACGGTTCGCTCGTCGCTCGCGGCCCCCCGGCGGAACTCGTCCGCGAATACGGCGGCTCGAGTCGCGTGACGATCGAGACGAGCGCCGATCCGGCCGCGTTCGATTTCCTCGAGTATCCCGTCGAGCGACCCGTACGGCATCGACGCGGTGGCCCCACCTCGAGCGCGAGCGGTGCCGTGGTCGTCTCCGACGTCGAAGCCACAGCCGTCGGATCGGTCGTCGACGAACTCGAGAGCCACGGCATCGAGTATACCGGCCTGAGCTGGGCCGAACCTGATCTCGACGACGTCTACCTCGAGCTCGCAGCCGAGACGGAGCGGAGTCGAACGGGTCGACCCGGAACCCGCTCCGGCGGTGAGCCCGAGGGAACTGATCCGGCGGACGGCGACGGCGGCGGTACGCAACGAGGTGAAACCGCGTGA
- a CDS encoding glycerophosphodiester phosphodiesterase, translated as MRLIAHRGFAATAPENTIAAVKSAAEHADAVEFDVRRCGSGELVVIHDETLERVTGSEGTVADSSLEELRTRSVLGSGERIPTLEEMLAVVPTDTEINLEMKDHDIAADVLEALEGVDNRVVVTSFLSPELRTITDLDRSQPTGLLVNRRLETPVTTAVELGCDVIGANYWRCLGTRLVPRAKSVDLEIHAWSIERRLTAIVLGLRGVDCVSADRPIRI; from the coding sequence ATGCGTCTGATCGCCCATCGAGGATTCGCCGCAACCGCACCCGAGAACACGATCGCCGCCGTGAAATCGGCCGCCGAACACGCTGACGCCGTCGAGTTCGACGTCCGGCGATGCGGTTCCGGCGAACTCGTCGTGATCCACGACGAAACCCTAGAGCGCGTCACCGGGAGTGAGGGGACAGTCGCAGACAGCAGCCTGGAGGAGCTGAGGACCAGATCGGTCCTCGGCTCCGGCGAGCGAATCCCGACCCTAGAAGAGATGCTCGCCGTCGTTCCCACGGACACCGAGATCAATCTCGAGATGAAAGATCACGACATCGCAGCCGACGTCCTCGAGGCCCTGGAGGGCGTAGATAACCGCGTCGTCGTCACCTCCTTCCTCTCCCCCGAGCTTCGAACGATCACCGACCTCGATCGTTCACAGCCGACCGGACTGCTCGTCAACCGCCGACTCGAGACGCCCGTGACGACGGCGGTCGAACTCGGCTGTGACGTCATCGGTGCGAACTACTGGCGCTGTCTGGGGACCCGGCTCGTGCCCCGAGCGAAGTCCGTCGACCTCGAGATTCACGCGTGGTCGATCGAGCGACGCCTGACGGCGATAGTGCTCGGACTGCGCGGCGTCGACTGCGTCTCTGCGGACCGGCCGATTCGGATCTAG
- a CDS encoding ABC transporter permease, with protein sequence MSRVGRVRSEATAGWRSFVRRRTAVFFTFFFPVILIVIFGALIRTDPTGGGLFAEPAAYYVPGYLAVVVLFTPLSRMGSEVARHREGNRFEKLATTPLTRLEWLFAQTLVNAVIIGLASLLILALVIALTGAEIVFSPLLVPYVLLGVVCFCGVGAMLGSYTDSRDGAVAASNAIGLPLLFLSETFIALEQLPDWFEPLVGLSPLTYFARGVRAATDPDAAAPNGVGIDPVLANLVVLAVLAGVAFALGARSIPRTD encoded by the coding sequence GTGAGTCGGGTCGGACGAGTTCGGTCGGAAGCGACCGCCGGGTGGCGGTCGTTCGTTCGCCGACGAACGGCGGTCTTTTTCACGTTCTTCTTCCCGGTGATTCTCATCGTCATCTTCGGCGCGCTGATCCGAACTGACCCGACCGGCGGCGGTCTGTTCGCGGAGCCGGCGGCGTACTACGTCCCCGGATATCTCGCCGTCGTCGTCCTCTTTACGCCGCTGTCTCGGATGGGAAGCGAGGTCGCCCGCCATCGCGAAGGCAATCGCTTCGAAAAGCTCGCGACGACGCCGCTCACCCGCCTCGAGTGGCTTTTCGCCCAGACGCTCGTCAACGCGGTGATCATCGGACTCGCGAGCCTGCTCATCCTCGCGCTCGTGATCGCCCTGACGGGTGCGGAGATCGTTTTCTCGCCCCTTCTCGTTCCGTACGTCCTCCTCGGCGTGGTCTGTTTCTGTGGCGTGGGTGCGATGCTGGGGAGCTACACCGACTCCCGCGACGGGGCGGTCGCCGCGAGCAACGCGATCGGGCTTCCGTTGCTCTTTCTCTCCGAGACGTTCATCGCACTCGAGCAGCTTCCCGACTGGTTCGAGCCCCTGGTCGGACTCTCGCCGCTTACGTACTTCGCTCGCGGCGTCCGGGCGGCGACCGATCCGGATGCGGCCGCTCCGAACGGTGTCGGAATCGATCCCGTGCTTGCGAACCTCGTGGTCCTGGCTGTACTCGCCGGAGTCGCGTTCGCACTCGGCGCGCGATCGATCCCGCGAACGGACTGA
- a CDS encoding bacterio-opsin activator domain-containing protein produces the protein MEPAPIRDVHLLVVEGDADENVTPISNVLDGETGGGLVGTVTAVSSVDGALEELSDRTADYAVTAFDRSVGCVVAAHHIEDGSGLELLETIRDRRPCVPVVFAPAAGDELLASESVAAGVAAYVPADRRADDLEGAVERAIEDGRERHLCRSRARGFSALFDDPETYWWLLDPDGVVERANEAVHETLRVDPGDLRGRSFERIPWWEDGRERRGTITDAVEAAAGGDVVRRDLRRSTPDRDDSGILEVTIRPVRDESGAVVSLLARAVDGTDRARLEAELRDSEELHRVTLNNMTDTVLVTDDDGGFTYVCPNVHFIFGYDDDEIREMETIDELLEPALFDPDELAAAGVLTNIECTATDKAGREHTLLVNVRQVSIQDGTTLYSCRDITKRKRREEALTALHRSTRELLYAETDQEIASLVVEDATDVLDLDASAAYLFDTDENVLRPAARSPGMASLHGPLSTHHTGDGTVPSEVFVAGESRFLGTAGSPMEGDPTSDVRSAAFVPLGDHGVFVAGSANAEEFDELSRELTDLLAATAEAALDRVERDRTLRERDRELKRRNRQLSRLNRINELIREIDGALVRAETRAEIERAVCERLTTADRFSFAWIGTIDTATERLEPRAHGGTSRGKEYLDSVSLSIASQDDLRSGSEISAAGREPAVRSAIGGGVTSVGNVADGLRADRWRREALAREYQSALAVSLSYDEFTYGVLTVYADRPDAFGEVTRAVFEELGETIASAVAAVERKTALLSSSRTRLEFDVADESFVFSRLAERSGCTISFDGGVRQHEGGATVFATVEGAPVSTVVDAARELVAVEDAQIVSGGRPDAAGEGTTTGGGTVRLLLSPPFLALRLADHGIVLQRVDATPSSTRVVVDVPSAVDDRGSADLVSRCFSNADLRSKQSVDRATSQDVRSKVIERLTDRQLEVVQLAYYSGYFESPRGCSGEDVAEALEISPAAFYRHVRTVERKLLELLFEEIGVEATIASRVE, from the coding sequence ATGGAACCGGCACCGATCCGCGACGTACATCTCCTCGTCGTCGAGGGTGACGCGGACGAAAACGTGACGCCCATCTCGAACGTTCTCGACGGCGAAACCGGGGGCGGACTCGTCGGGACCGTGACCGCCGTCTCGAGCGTGGACGGGGCGCTCGAGGAGCTTTCAGACCGAACGGCCGACTACGCCGTGACGGCTTTCGACCGGTCGGTCGGCTGCGTCGTGGCGGCCCACCACATCGAGGACGGAAGCGGCCTCGAGCTGCTCGAGACGATCCGCGATCGTCGGCCGTGCGTCCCGGTGGTGTTCGCGCCGGCTGCGGGCGATGAACTGCTGGCGAGCGAGTCGGTCGCCGCCGGAGTAGCGGCCTACGTTCCCGCGGATCGACGTGCTGACGATCTCGAGGGGGCCGTCGAACGGGCGATCGAGGACGGGCGAGAACGACACCTGTGCCGGTCGCGGGCACGCGGGTTCTCCGCACTGTTCGACGATCCGGAGACGTACTGGTGGCTGCTCGATCCGGATGGGGTCGTCGAGCGAGCGAACGAGGCGGTCCACGAGACGCTCCGTGTGGACCCGGGCGACCTCCGCGGTCGTTCGTTCGAACGGATTCCCTGGTGGGAGGACGGCCGTGAGCGACGAGGGACGATCACCGATGCGGTCGAGGCGGCGGCCGGCGGCGACGTCGTCCGTCGGGACCTCCGGCGCTCGACGCCGGACCGTGACGACTCGGGGATACTCGAGGTGACGATCCGGCCCGTTCGCGACGAGTCTGGAGCCGTCGTTTCGCTGCTCGCGCGGGCGGTCGACGGCACCGATCGGGCGCGCCTCGAAGCCGAACTACGCGACTCGGAGGAGCTTCACCGGGTGACGCTCAACAACATGACCGATACGGTCCTCGTCACCGACGACGACGGTGGGTTCACGTACGTCTGCCCGAACGTCCACTTCATCTTCGGCTACGACGACGACGAGATTCGCGAGATGGAGACGATCGACGAGTTACTCGAGCCCGCGCTTTTCGATCCGGACGAACTCGCCGCGGCGGGCGTTCTGACCAACATCGAGTGTACGGCGACCGACAAGGCGGGACGAGAGCACACCCTGCTGGTCAACGTCAGGCAGGTGTCGATTCAGGACGGAACGACGCTTTATAGCTGTCGAGACATCACGAAGCGAAAGCGACGCGAGGAGGCACTGACGGCGCTTCACCGATCGACGCGAGAACTGCTGTACGCGGAAACCGACCAGGAGATCGCGAGCCTCGTCGTCGAGGACGCGACGGACGTGCTCGACCTCGATGCGAGCGCCGCCTACCTGTTCGATACGGACGAAAACGTGTTGCGGCCGGCCGCTCGCTCGCCGGGAATGGCGTCGCTCCACGGCCCGCTCTCGACGCACCACACCGGAGACGGGACCGTTCCGAGCGAGGTCTTCGTCGCGGGCGAGAGCCGGTTCCTCGGAACGGCCGGATCACCGATGGAGGGGGACCCGACGAGTGACGTCCGGAGTGCGGCGTTCGTTCCGCTGGGTGACCACGGGGTGTTCGTCGCCGGATCCGCGAACGCTGAGGAGTTCGACGAGCTCTCCCGGGAGTTGACCGATCTCCTCGCGGCCACGGCCGAAGCCGCCCTCGATCGCGTCGAGCGGGATCGAACGCTGCGCGAACGAGACCGTGAGCTCAAGCGACGGAACCGGCAGCTCTCCCGGCTCAACCGGATCAACGAACTCATTCGCGAGATCGACGGCGCGCTCGTCCGGGCCGAGACTCGAGCCGAGATCGAACGGGCCGTCTGTGAACGGCTGACGACGGCCGATCGGTTTTCGTTCGCCTGGATCGGAACGATCGACACCGCCACCGAACGCTTAGAGCCCCGCGCTCACGGCGGAACGAGCCGCGGAAAGGAGTATCTCGACAGCGTCTCGCTTTCGATCGCCAGCCAGGACGACCTTCGGTCGGGCTCCGAGATCTCGGCGGCGGGCCGCGAGCCAGCGGTCAGGTCGGCGATCGGCGGCGGAGTCACTAGCGTTGGGAACGTCGCCGACGGGCTGCGCGCAGATCGCTGGCGAAGGGAGGCGCTCGCCCGCGAGTACCAGTCCGCACTCGCCGTATCGCTGTCCTACGACGAGTTCACCTACGGGGTCCTGACAGTCTACGCCGACCGTCCGGACGCGTTCGGCGAGGTCACTCGAGCCGTCTTCGAGGAGCTGGGCGAGACGATCGCATCCGCGGTCGCGGCGGTCGAACGGAAGACCGCGCTGCTTTCGAGTTCGCGAACGCGCCTCGAGTTCGACGTCGCCGACGAGAGCTTCGTCTTCTCGCGGCTGGCCGAGCGGTCCGGTTGTACGATCTCCTTCGACGGCGGCGTTCGCCAGCACGAGGGCGGCGCAACCGTCTTCGCCACCGTCGAGGGAGCGCCCGTCTCGACCGTCGTCGACGCGGCGAGAGAGCTCGTCGCCGTCGAGGACGCCCAGATCGTCAGCGGCGGCCGACCGGACGCCGCCGGTGAGGGTACCACCACGGGCGGTGGGACGGTCCGCCTCCTGCTGTCACCGCCGTTTCTCGCGCTTCGTCTCGCAGATCACGGCATCGTGTTGCAACGCGTCGACGCGACGCCGTCGAGCACGCGAGTCGTCGTCGACGTTCCGAGCGCGGTCGACGACAGGGGGAGTGCGGATCTCGTCTCGCGGTGCTTTTCGAACGCCGACCTCAGGTCGAAGCAGTCCGTCGACCGGGCGACGTCGCAGGACGTTCGGTCGAAGGTGATCGAGCGGCTGACGGACCGACAGCTCGAGGTCGTCCAACTCGCATACTACAGCGGCTACTTCGAGTCGCCGCGAGGGTGCTCGGGCGAGGACGTCGCGGAGGCGCTCGAGATCTCTCCGGCCGCGTTCTATCGCCACGTCCGGACCGTCGAACGAAAGCTCCTCGAGTTGCTCTTCGAAGAGATCGGCGTCGAGGCGACGATCGCAAGTAGGGTTGAATAG
- a CDS encoding LysE family translocator — translation MALLVTALAGVVFGLALAAPPGPMNAIIAEESVVSGWRAGFRAGLGAMVADVLFFVLTLAGVVTVIDRYQVVRPALYLAGGLLMLYFAVGAIRAARSAASFTGDGQRASKGFRKTFALSLTNPYQIGFWLTVGVGLLESGSLDVLSYVPAAGDGLAGLLVVQTGSPALLFGFFAGIGLWIVTYPATLVSIGRRVDRFAPAVSALSAVVLAGFGLVFFVVGVGQIG, via the coding sequence GTGGCACTCCTCGTGACCGCGCTCGCGGGGGTCGTCTTCGGACTCGCCCTCGCCGCACCGCCCGGACCGATGAACGCGATCATTGCCGAAGAGAGCGTCGTCAGCGGCTGGCGGGCGGGGTTCAGAGCGGGCCTCGGCGCGATGGTCGCGGACGTGCTGTTTTTCGTTCTCACCCTGGCCGGCGTCGTCACCGTCATCGACCGATACCAGGTCGTTCGACCGGCCCTCTACCTCGCCGGTGGACTCTTGATGCTCTACTTCGCCGTCGGCGCGATCAGGGCGGCCCGATCCGCAGCCTCGTTCACGGGCGACGGCCAGCGCGCGTCGAAGGGATTTCGTAAAACGTTCGCGCTTTCGCTGACCAATCCGTACCAGATCGGGTTCTGGCTCACCGTCGGCGTCGGGTTGCTCGAGTCGGGCAGCCTGGACGTCCTCTCGTACGTTCCTGCGGCTGGCGATGGTCTCGCTGGCCTGCTTGTCGTCCAGACCGGCTCACCTGCGCTCCTGTTCGGCTTCTTCGCCGGGATCGGACTCTGGATCGTTACCTACCCCGCAACACTGGTGTCGATCGGTCGTCGAGTCGATCGGTTCGCTCCCGCGGTTTCCGCCCTCAGCGCGGTCGTTCTGGCGGGGTTCGGACTGGTGTTCTTCGTGGTGGGAGTGGGTCAGATCGGTTGA
- a CDS encoding creatininase family protein produces the protein MYLPHRSWPDLVDGADESLAVVPLGSTEQHGPHLPEGTDHLIAESLARAATDRTGHLCTPVIPIGVSAHHRQFPGTMWVEPPVFRDYVESFSRNLSYHGIDRIVYVNAHGGNVPHLREVGRRLRDDETAFAIEWMWDESIPDLIEDVFETPGPHGGPKETAMIMHIARDLVREGRLEEARDGGAVFDYDSERVHGATTFYDSIENSSNGVFGDQTDATPEIGERLFEAAADQLVALIEWMDDQPFDDLMPRSRLNSPQ, from the coding sequence ATGTATCTCCCACACCGAAGCTGGCCCGACCTCGTCGACGGCGCCGACGAGTCCCTCGCCGTCGTTCCGCTCGGATCGACCGAACAGCACGGCCCGCATCTCCCGGAAGGAACGGATCACCTGATCGCGGAGAGCCTTGCCCGCGCGGCGACCGACCGAACGGGCCATCTCTGTACACCGGTGATTCCGATCGGCGTCAGCGCACACCACCGACAGTTTCCCGGGACGATGTGGGTCGAACCGCCGGTCTTTCGTGACTACGTCGAGAGCTTCTCGAGAAACCTCTCCTATCACGGAATCGATCGGATCGTCTACGTCAACGCACACGGTGGTAACGTCCCCCATCTCCGCGAGGTCGGCCGGCGACTCCGTGACGACGAGACGGCGTTTGCGATCGAGTGGATGTGGGACGAATCGATTCCGGATCTGATCGAGGACGTCTTCGAAACGCCCGGTCCCCACGGAGGACCAAAAGAGACAGCGATGATCATGCACATCGCCCGCGACCTCGTTCGTGAGGGACGCCTCGAGGAAGCCCGCGATGGAGGTGCCGTCTTCGACTACGACAGCGAGCGCGTCCACGGGGCGACGACGTTTTACGATTCGATCGAAAACAGCTCGAACGGCGTTTTCGGGGACCAAACCGACGCCACGCCCGAGATCGGAGAACGACTGTTCGAGGCCGCGGCCGACCAGCTGGTCGCGTTGATCGAGTGGATGGACGACCAGCCTTTCGACGACCTGATGCCGAGGTCGCGACTGAATTCTCCGCAGTGA
- a CDS encoding dCTP deaminase, producing MSAEHPLVECIDNLVYEPTQVHEHGIDLTVSAIYEVAAPGRIDFGGDELEDADLEPVPTSLRSPDDEFGWWELEGGQYVVQHNEFLTDAERTLQLQPRNELLARGVSHPSMLVASHLPLVPISVAGGGVKIKENARISTLVSTDSPEPSENR from the coding sequence ATGTCCGCCGAACATCCCCTCGTCGAGTGTATCGATAATCTGGTGTACGAGCCGACCCAGGTTCACGAACACGGTATCGATCTGACGGTAAGTGCCATCTACGAGGTCGCCGCTCCGGGGCGTATCGATTTCGGCGGCGACGAACTCGAGGACGCCGACCTCGAACCCGTCCCGACGTCGCTTCGCAGTCCCGACGACGAGTTCGGCTGGTGGGAACTCGAAGGTGGCCAGTACGTCGTCCAGCACAACGAGTTTCTGACGGACGCCGAACGGACGCTGCAACTTCAGCCCCGGAACGAGCTGCTGGCTCGAGGCGTCTCCCATCCGTCGATGCTGGTCGCGTCACACCTCCCGCTGGTTCCGATCTCGGTTGCCGGCGGCGGGGTGAAGATCAAAGAAAACGCCCGAATATCGACGCTGGTCTCGACCGATTCTCCCGAGCCGTCCGAGAACCGGTGA